From Micromonospora rhizosphaerae, the proteins below share one genomic window:
- a CDS encoding DUF6458 family protein has translation MGIGTSIFLIAVGAILTFALNASIGGVNLDVVGWILMAAGVLGLIMTTLVWGRRREVVTTAEPAEPVEYRRVDERRDVGPPL, from the coding sequence GTGGGAATCGGTACCAGCATCTTCCTGATCGCGGTCGGCGCGATCCTCACCTTCGCGCTCAACGCCAGCATCGGCGGGGTCAACCTCGACGTCGTCGGCTGGATCCTGATGGCGGCCGGCGTACTCGGCCTCATCATGACCACGCTGGTCTGGGGTCGCCGCCGCGAGGTGGTCACCACGGCCGAGCCGGCGGAGCCGGTGGAGTACCGGCGGGTGGACGAGCGCCGGGACGTCGGCCCGCCGCTGTGA
- a CDS encoding class I SAM-dependent methyltransferase codes for MSDLSAAFVRLHARLAPVAFVPELRLHQADEPIGLWELTEGEFRSAQPPPFWAFAWAGGQGLARYVTDHPEAVAGRRVLDLASGSGLVAIAAARAGAATVRAVEVDERAVAAVALNAEANGVRVDAEFGDVLDGDAGDAEIVLAGDVFYSEAMAKRMLRFLLRAARSGARVLVGDPGRAFLPRDRFRELAAYDVPVTEALESVRVKHTTVLELNAAPPGTAR; via the coding sequence GTGTCCGACCTGTCCGCGGCCTTCGTCCGGCTGCACGCCCGGCTCGCCCCGGTCGCCTTCGTCCCCGAGCTGCGGCTGCACCAGGCCGACGAGCCGATCGGCCTCTGGGAGCTGACCGAGGGCGAGTTCCGCAGCGCCCAGCCCCCGCCGTTCTGGGCCTTCGCCTGGGCCGGCGGTCAGGGGCTGGCCCGCTACGTCACCGACCATCCCGAGGCGGTCGCCGGCCGCCGGGTGCTGGACCTCGCCTCCGGCTCCGGCCTGGTCGCCATCGCCGCCGCCCGGGCCGGCGCGGCCACCGTCCGCGCCGTCGAGGTCGACGAGCGCGCCGTCGCGGCGGTCGCGCTCAACGCCGAGGCCAATGGGGTACGCGTCGACGCGGAGTTCGGCGACGTTCTGGACGGCGACGCCGGGGACGCCGAGATCGTGCTCGCCGGGGACGTCTTCTACAGCGAGGCGATGGCGAAGCGGATGCTGCGCTTCCTGCTCCGGGCCGCCCGGTCCGGCGCCCGGGTGCTGGTCGGCGACCCGGGCCGGGCGTTCCTGCCCCGCGACCGTTTCCGCGAGCTGGCCGCGTACGACGTGCCGGTGACGGAGGCGCTGGAGAGCGTACGGGTGAAGCACACCACCGTGTTGGAACTGAACGCCGCGCCGCCGGGGACCGCCCGCTAG
- a CDS encoding cytochrome P450, translating to MLFRGWGEAVDGRWPDVATVVDHVGVGHLVVTRHALVRQVLTDPVTFRPDNALDAVTPIPVAALRVLAGHRFRLPPTLANNAGASHPEIRALVADALHPTRVAAQQPWLTALVRQRVDRLAAALDAGQPVDLYAELAADLPLLVLARLVELPDAPVGAVKGFARAALELFWAPLDADRQRALAAEVGRFHTVLRDFAATGGGLAARLRAAGHSRDVVVGALFFLLVAGQETTSQFLTLLLHRLTGEPEVRAGLRGGQVAVADVVEEGLRLEPPIVTWRRVASVDTTLGGTAVPAGTSIVLWLARAGRDPELVADPAGFRPGQRGSRRHLAFGAGAHRCVGAQLARMEAAVVVAEAAPLLDGVTVVRPPWCPDNLTFRMPDAFVIRRG from the coding sequence GTGCTGTTCCGGGGCTGGGGGGAGGCCGTCGACGGGCGGTGGCCCGATGTGGCGACCGTGGTCGACCACGTCGGCGTCGGCCACCTGGTGGTCACCCGGCACGCGCTGGTCCGGCAGGTGCTCACCGATCCGGTCACCTTCCGACCGGACAACGCCCTGGACGCGGTGACCCCGATCCCGGTGGCCGCGCTGCGGGTGCTCGCCGGGCATCGGTTCCGGCTGCCGCCGACGCTGGCCAACAACGCCGGCGCCAGCCACCCGGAGATCCGGGCGCTGGTCGCCGACGCGCTGCACCCCACCCGGGTGGCGGCGCAGCAACCCTGGCTGACCGCGCTGGTCCGGCAGCGGGTGGACCGGCTCGCCGCCGCCCTGGACGCGGGCCAACCCGTCGACCTGTACGCCGAACTCGCCGCCGACCTGCCGCTGCTGGTGCTGGCCCGCCTGGTCGAGCTGCCCGACGCCCCGGTCGGCGCAGTGAAGGGGTTCGCCCGGGCCGCGCTGGAGCTGTTCTGGGCGCCGCTGGACGCCGACCGGCAGCGGGCGCTGGCCGCCGAGGTCGGCCGGTTCCACACCGTGCTGCGCGATTTCGCCGCCACGGGTGGCGGGCTGGCCGCCCGGCTGCGGGCCGCCGGGCACTCCCGCGACGTGGTGGTCGGCGCGCTGTTCTTCCTGCTGGTCGCCGGGCAGGAGACCACCTCGCAGTTCCTCACCCTGCTGCTGCACCGGCTGACCGGCGAACCGGAGGTCCGGGCGGGCCTGCGCGGCGGGCAGGTCGCCGTCGCCGACGTGGTGGAGGAGGGACTGCGGCTGGAGCCGCCGATCGTCACCTGGCGACGGGTGGCGTCGGTCGACACCACGCTGGGCGGGACGGCGGTGCCGGCGGGCACGAGCATCGTGCTCTGGCTGGCCCGTGCGGGTCGGGACCCGGAGCTGGTGGCGGACCCGGCCGGCTTCCGGCCCGGCCAGCGCGGATCACGCCGGCACCTCGCCTTCGGCGCGGGGGCGCACCGCTGCGTGGGCGCGCAACTGGCCCGGATGGAGGCGGCGGTGGTGGTGGCCGAGGCAGCGCCGCTGCTGGACGGGGTGACCGTGGTCCGGCCGCCCTGGTGTCCGGACAACCTCACGTTCCGGATGCCGGACGCATTCGTCATCCGCCGCGGCTGA
- a CDS encoding TIGR03086 family metal-binding protein, translating to MDLLESYRRSLAEFTDRVGEVGPGQWSDPTPCPGWDVRMLVNHVVSEDRWSVALLAGRTIEQVGDRYDGDQLGADPARTAREAAAQAELAAAHPGALDAIVHLSIGDTPADEYLHQLVAEHLVHGWDLAVAIGADPRLDPEAVRECARWFAGRISDYQRGELVRPGLEVPADADEQDRLIAAFGRDPDWAP from the coding sequence ATGGACCTGCTGGAGAGCTACCGACGCAGCCTGGCCGAGTTCACCGACCGGGTCGGCGAGGTCGGCCCTGGGCAGTGGTCGGATCCGACGCCCTGCCCAGGCTGGGACGTCCGCATGCTGGTCAACCACGTGGTGAGCGAGGACCGCTGGAGCGTGGCCCTGCTGGCCGGAAGGACCATCGAGCAGGTCGGCGACCGCTACGACGGCGACCAGCTCGGCGCCGACCCGGCCAGGACGGCCCGAGAGGCGGCCGCCCAGGCGGAGCTGGCGGCCGCCCACCCGGGCGCGCTGGACGCCATCGTCCACCTCTCCATCGGCGACACCCCGGCGGACGAGTACCTGCACCAGCTCGTCGCCGAGCACCTCGTACACGGATGGGACCTGGCGGTGGCGATCGGCGCGGATCCGCGGTTGGACCCCGAAGCGGTGCGCGAGTGCGCCCGGTGGTTCGCCGGGCGGATCTCCGACTACCAGCGGGGCGAGCTGGTCCGGCCGGGGCTGGAGGTGCCCGCCGACGCCGACGAGCAGGACCGGCTGATCGCGGCGTTCGGCCGGGACCCGGACTGGGCGCCGTAG
- the bioD gene encoding dethiobiotin synthase: MTAAWSGPVLVTGTDTEVGKTVVTAAIAAAAQAAGMRVAVIKPGQTGTATGEPGDVDTVTRLAAPLTGRTLASYPDPLAPLAAARVAELEPLELYTAVDAIREETDKHDLILIEGAGGLLVPMGLRPSGEPWTVADLAVSLGAPAVVVARAGLGTLNHTALTLEALERRAIPAGVVIGAWPAEPELVHWANLTDLVPNLLGAVPMGAGSMDPGVFRRSAPGWFTPALYGVLDDWRAWAEDIS, encoded by the coding sequence ATGACGGCGGCGTGGAGCGGGCCGGTGCTGGTGACCGGGACCGACACCGAGGTGGGCAAGACCGTGGTGACCGCGGCGATCGCGGCGGCCGCGCAGGCCGCCGGCATGCGGGTCGCGGTGATCAAGCCCGGCCAGACCGGTACGGCCACCGGCGAGCCCGGCGATGTCGACACCGTGACCCGGCTGGCCGCCCCGCTCACCGGGCGGACCCTGGCCAGCTACCCGGATCCGCTCGCCCCGCTCGCCGCGGCCCGGGTCGCGGAGCTGGAGCCGCTGGAGCTCTACACCGCCGTGGACGCGATCCGCGAGGAGACCGACAAGCACGACCTGATCCTGATCGAGGGGGCCGGCGGGCTGCTCGTACCGATGGGGTTGCGGCCGTCGGGCGAGCCCTGGACGGTGGCCGACCTGGCGGTGTCGCTGGGCGCGCCCGCCGTGGTGGTGGCGCGGGCCGGCCTCGGCACGCTCAACCACACCGCGCTCACCCTGGAGGCGCTGGAGCGCCGGGCGATCCCGGCCGGGGTGGTCATCGGCGCCTGGCCGGCCGAGCCGGAGCTGGTGCACTGGGCCAACCTGACCGACCTGGTGCCCAACCTGCTCGGTGCGGTGCCGATGGGTGCCGGTTCGATGGATCCGGGCGTGTTCCGTCGGTCCGCGCCCGGCTGGTTCACCCCCGCGCTGTACGGGGTGCTCGACGACTGGCGGGCCTGGGCCGAGGACATCAGCTGA
- a CDS encoding TetR/AcrR family transcriptional regulator, with translation MTRRAAEIRLDALLHTACDVIAERGLANTRTADVAEAAGVSQALVFYHFATKERMLAQAFAYAVEQDLARLDAVVHSSAPPLIKLRRMLRRYTPAGRSTSWSVWIDGWAESLRTPELEKVSRRLDLRWRQDLAGVISEGVADGTFDCADPAGAAWRINAVMDGLAVQLAVHDRVITRRQIAEWIRLVAARELGLEPAQLD, from the coding sequence GTGACGAGACGTGCCGCCGAAATCCGCCTGGATGCCCTGTTGCACACGGCCTGTGACGTGATCGCCGAACGTGGCCTGGCGAACACTCGCACCGCCGACGTGGCGGAGGCTGCGGGGGTGAGCCAGGCGCTGGTCTTCTACCACTTCGCCACCAAGGAGCGGATGCTCGCGCAGGCCTTCGCGTACGCCGTCGAGCAGGATCTGGCCCGGCTCGACGCGGTGGTGCACTCCTCCGCCCCGCCGTTGATCAAGCTGCGGCGGATGCTGCGCCGCTACACCCCGGCAGGCCGATCCACCTCCTGGTCCGTCTGGATCGACGGCTGGGCGGAGTCGCTGCGCACCCCCGAGCTGGAGAAGGTCTCGCGCCGGCTCGACCTGCGCTGGCGGCAGGACCTGGCCGGCGTGATCTCCGAGGGGGTGGCCGACGGCACCTTCGACTGCGCGGACCCGGCCGGCGCCGCGTGGCGGATCAACGCGGTGATGGACGGCCTCGCCGTACAGCTCGCGGTGCACGACCGGGTGATCACCCGCCGGCAGATCGCCGAGTGGATCCGCTTGGTCGCCGCCCGGGAGCTGGGCCTGGAACCGGCCCAGCTCGACTGA
- a CDS encoding 8-amino-7-oxononanoate synthase has translation MADWLAALDRRAELRAKAGLTRRLHPRAAGDAVVDLAGNDYLGLATHPEVTAAAAGALSAYGLGATGSRLVRGSTDAHHALEDRLADWLGADRALVFSSGYLANLGAVRALVQPRTLLVSDAHNHASLIDGCRISGAETVVTPHADVQAVADALAAAPGRPAVVVTESVFSVDGDLAPLARLHVVARRHGALLLVDDAHALGVIGPAGAGGVAAAGLAGEPDVLVTATLSKALGGAGGVVAGPAEFVRHLVETGRTFIFDTALPPAVAAGVSAAVRLARSGDDLRTELADRAALAVRRLGAAGLTVSTPDAAVVSVTAPGPEAASAWAADCRDRGVAVGCFRPPSTPDSRSRLRLTISAGVARADFERALDVIVECAP, from the coding sequence GTGGCGGACTGGCTGGCGGCGCTCGACCGCCGCGCCGAGCTGCGGGCCAAGGCGGGACTCACCCGCCGGCTGCACCCGCGCGCCGCCGGCGACGCGGTGGTCGACCTGGCCGGCAACGACTACCTCGGCCTGGCCACCCACCCCGAGGTCACCGCCGCGGCGGCGGGGGCTCTGTCCGCGTACGGGCTGGGGGCGACCGGGTCACGCCTGGTACGCGGTTCCACCGACGCCCACCACGCCCTCGAGGACCGCCTCGCCGACTGGCTCGGCGCCGACCGCGCCCTGGTCTTCTCCTCCGGCTACCTGGCCAACCTCGGCGCGGTACGCGCGCTGGTGCAGCCGCGCACGCTCCTCGTCTCCGACGCGCACAACCACGCCTCGCTGATCGACGGCTGCCGGATCTCCGGCGCGGAGACCGTGGTGACCCCGCACGCCGACGTCCAGGCGGTGGCCGACGCGCTCGCCGCCGCCCCCGGCCGGCCGGCCGTGGTGGTCACCGAGTCGGTCTTCTCCGTCGACGGCGACCTGGCCCCACTGGCCCGGCTCCACGTGGTGGCTCGCCGACACGGCGCGCTGCTGCTGGTCGACGACGCGCACGCGCTCGGCGTCATCGGCCCGGCCGGCGCCGGCGGCGTTGCCGCCGCGGGTCTGGCCGGCGAGCCGGACGTGCTGGTGACCGCCACCCTCTCCAAGGCGCTCGGCGGGGCGGGCGGCGTGGTGGCCGGCCCGGCCGAGTTCGTCCGGCACCTCGTCGAGACCGGGCGGACGTTCATCTTCGACACCGCGCTGCCCCCGGCGGTGGCCGCCGGGGTATCCGCCGCGGTGCGGCTGGCCCGGTCCGGCGACGACCTGCGCACCGAGCTGGCCGACCGGGCCGCCCTCGCGGTCCGCCGGCTGGGCGCGGCCGGGCTGACCGTCTCCACCCCCGACGCGGCGGTGGTCTCGGTGACCGCGCCGGGCCCGGAGGCGGCGAGCGCCTGGGCGGCCGACTGCCGGGACCGTGGCGTGGCGGTGGGCTGCTTCCGGCCACCGTCCACCCCGGACAGCCGCTCCCGGCTCCGGTTGACCATCAGCGCGGGGGTGGCCCGGGCGGACTTCGAACGGGCCCTGGACGTGATCGTGGAGTGTGCCCCATGA
- a CDS encoding PKD domain-containing protein, translating to MRSGTGRPWRRAVGRLGVAALLAAAGIVVGGSPAQATATRTVAFWSMDEPPGATVLKDSSGNGRDGTIGAEVVTGALYAGATGHRFAYHRPTDMEYVPEHINRVPHSTDFNPDAGDFSFTVRYRTTHSFGNIMQKGQGGTSGGYWKFEAPSGMPRCLFRGGDGSSRTGYTGVSIADGQWHTVTCNRTSTYVEMYVDGVRTSRLTGPTGTIANSWQLSIGGKSSCDGVNVTCDYFAGDIDYIKILKGSGGTANQPPVADLAPSCSGLVCTFSAAGSSDADGAIQDHRWDFGDGSTADTDSVPTTSHTYAAAGTYPVTLTVTDDRGATDTATTQLTVAPIAERISFVGQATANANVVTHSLVVPAGVQTGDALVLFLSQNTHATTGEPTGVTGWTRLDRIDGGNATTTAWQKVAAAGDAGSTVRVTLGAQSKGNFVLAAYRGVNPTQPVNAVAAATDTASSAVRVTPYAAVAAEQSWGVSYWMHGDGLSTALTPPPGVEVRSNSSQTGGGRVTGLLADSGSSVPTGSYGGLTATAAAASTTTTTWTVILQPA from the coding sequence ATGCGGTCAGGCACCGGACGGCCCTGGAGGCGCGCGGTCGGTCGGCTCGGCGTCGCCGCCCTGCTGGCCGCGGCGGGGATCGTGGTCGGGGGCTCACCCGCGCAAGCGACGGCCACCCGGACGGTGGCGTTCTGGAGCATGGACGAGCCGCCTGGGGCGACCGTGCTGAAGGACAGTAGCGGTAACGGCCGGGACGGCACGATCGGCGCCGAGGTGGTGACGGGCGCGCTCTACGCCGGGGCGACCGGCCACCGGTTCGCCTACCACCGGCCCACGGACATGGAGTACGTCCCGGAGCACATCAACCGGGTTCCGCACAGCACCGACTTCAACCCGGACGCGGGGGACTTCTCGTTCACCGTCCGCTACCGCACGACGCACTCCTTCGGCAACATCATGCAGAAGGGGCAGGGCGGGACCTCGGGCGGCTACTGGAAGTTCGAAGCGCCGAGCGGCATGCCGAGGTGCCTGTTCCGCGGCGGCGACGGCTCCTCGCGTACCGGCTACACGGGCGTGTCGATCGCGGACGGGCAGTGGCACACGGTCACCTGCAATCGCACCTCGACCTATGTGGAGATGTACGTCGACGGAGTGCGGACCAGCCGGCTGACCGGGCCGACCGGCACCATCGCGAACTCCTGGCAGCTCTCCATCGGCGGCAAGAGCTCCTGCGACGGCGTGAACGTCACCTGCGACTACTTCGCCGGCGACATCGACTACATCAAGATCCTGAAGGGTTCGGGCGGCACCGCCAACCAGCCGCCCGTCGCCGACCTCGCCCCGTCGTGTTCCGGGCTGGTCTGCACGTTCTCGGCCGCCGGCTCCAGCGACGCGGACGGCGCGATCCAGGACCACCGCTGGGACTTCGGCGACGGATCCACCGCCGACACCGACTCCGTACCGACCACCTCGCACACTTACGCCGCGGCCGGCACCTACCCCGTCACGCTCACCGTGACCGACGATCGGGGTGCCACGGACACGGCGACCACGCAGCTCACCGTCGCGCCGATCGCCGAGCGGATCTCCTTCGTCGGGCAGGCCACCGCGAACGCGAACGTCGTGACGCACTCCCTCGTGGTGCCGGCCGGGGTCCAGACGGGTGACGCCCTGGTGCTGTTCCTCAGCCAGAACACCCACGCCACCACGGGTGAGCCCACCGGCGTGACCGGCTGGACCCGGCTGGACCGGATCGACGGCGGCAACGCCACCACCACGGCGTGGCAGAAGGTGGCGGCTGCCGGAGACGCCGGCTCGACGGTCCGGGTGACCCTGGGCGCGCAGTCGAAGGGCAACTTCGTGCTCGCCGCCTACCGGGGCGTGAACCCGACGCAGCCGGTGAACGCGGTCGCGGCCGCCACGGACACGGCCAGCTCCGCCGTGCGGGTCACCCCGTACGCCGCCGTCGCGGCGGAACAGAGCTGGGGCGTGTCGTACTGGATGCACGGCGACGGCCTCTCCACCGCGCTCACGCCGCCCCCCGGGGTCGAGGTCCGCAGCAACAGCTCGCAGACGGGCGGCGGGCGGGTGACGGGGCTGCTCGCCGACTCGGGAAGCTCGGTGCCGACCGGCAGTTACGGCGGGCTGACCGCCACCGCGGCCGCCGCCAGCACCACCACGACGACCTGGACGGTCATCCTCCAGCCGGCCTGA
- a CDS encoding alkane 1-monooxygenase, with amino-acid sequence MTTDATTPPLAWRDTRKLLWPLALLVPVLPFTAWSIWHSTGGAWAWWLTPVVVFGLIPVIDLLIGEDRRNPPDEVVPRLAADGYYRWLTYLYLPAQYAALALCCAVWARGDLSWIGAAGLVFTVGVVNGIAINTAHELGHKRETMERWLSKVALAPTGYGHFYVEHNRGHHTRVATPEDPASARLGESVWAFWPRTVCGSLRSAWRLETSRFRIRGRNPWTWRNDILTAWAMTLVLYGVLMLAFGPGVLPFLLLQAVIGFSLLEVVNYLEHYGLARQHTAAGRYEKVDPQHSWNSDRTVTNVFLFQLQRHSDHHANPLRRYQTLRSFDSSPQLPAGYATMVVAALVPPVWRRVMDHRVLAHYGGDLELANVHPPALRRLRALYGAQSGSRPNAAISRSCSSASAGTSSPGRTSSPRW; translated from the coding sequence ATGACCACCGACGCGACCACCCCACCCCTGGCCTGGCGCGACACCCGCAAGCTGCTCTGGCCGCTGGCCCTGCTCGTCCCGGTCCTGCCCTTCACCGCGTGGTCGATCTGGCACTCCACCGGGGGCGCCTGGGCCTGGTGGCTCACCCCGGTGGTCGTATTCGGGCTGATCCCGGTGATCGACCTGCTGATCGGTGAGGACCGGCGCAACCCGCCCGACGAGGTGGTGCCCCGCCTGGCGGCCGACGGCTACTACCGCTGGCTGACCTACCTCTACCTGCCCGCCCAGTACGCGGCGCTGGCGCTCTGCTGCGCGGTCTGGGCGCGGGGCGACCTGTCCTGGATCGGCGCGGCCGGGCTGGTCTTCACCGTCGGGGTGGTCAACGGCATCGCCATCAACACCGCGCACGAGCTGGGCCACAAGCGGGAGACCATGGAGCGCTGGCTGTCGAAGGTGGCCCTCGCGCCCACCGGCTACGGGCACTTCTACGTCGAGCACAACCGCGGCCACCACACCCGGGTCGCCACCCCTGAGGATCCGGCCAGCGCGCGGCTGGGGGAGAGCGTCTGGGCGTTCTGGCCGCGTACCGTCTGCGGAAGCCTGCGCTCGGCCTGGCGCCTGGAGACGAGCCGGTTCCGCATCCGTGGCCGCAACCCCTGGACGTGGCGCAACGACATCCTCACCGCCTGGGCGATGACCCTGGTGCTCTACGGCGTGCTGATGCTCGCCTTCGGCCCCGGGGTGCTGCCCTTCCTGCTGCTCCAGGCCGTGATCGGCTTCTCCCTGCTCGAGGTGGTCAACTACCTGGAGCATTACGGACTGGCCCGGCAGCACACCGCCGCGGGCCGGTACGAGAAGGTCGATCCACAGCACAGCTGGAACAGCGACCGGACGGTCACCAACGTCTTCCTCTTTCAGCTCCAGCGGCACAGCGACCACCACGCCAACCCGCTGCGCCGCTACCAGACGTTGCGCAGCTTCGACTCCTCGCCGCAGCTGCCGGCCGGCTACGCCACCATGGTGGTCGCCGCGTTGGTCCCGCCGGTCTGGCGGCGGGTGATGGACCACCGGGTGCTCGCCCACTACGGCGGCGACCTCGAGTTGGCCAACGTCCACCCGCCGGCCCTGCGCCGGCTGCGGGCGCTCTACGGCGCCCAGTCCGGGTCCCGGCCGAACGCCGCGATCAGCCGGTCCTGCTCGTCGGCGTCGGCGGGCACCTCCAGCCCCGGCCGGACCAGCTCGCCCCGCTGGTAG